The following is a genomic window from Eulemur rufifrons isolate Redbay chromosome 20, OSU_ERuf_1, whole genome shotgun sequence.
GCCCCTGATGGTGGCCTCATGGGACCCTTTGGGGGTGGAGGGCTGAAGACCATAGAGGCTGCTGTGAGAGCACAGGGTGCAGTGTGGGGTCCAGGGTCCAGCCCCCGAGGGCTCTGACCCATGTTGTACCCCTTCACCCTGCGCTGCTGTCAGACACCCCCCTTCCTGGTACTGCTGGGTCTTAAGCATAGTGCCCAAAGTCAGGGCGCTCTACCTGTTgccagggtgagggtgagggttaggggctccaggcaggaagcagggacCACAAGGCCTCCCAGGGGGACAATGCTGTACCCAAGAGGATGGGGCTGGGCTGGTGGGACACTGACACATAGCCCTTAGTGAGGCAGCTCCTCTGGGGCCCAGTGTGTTCTGTGGGGCTGGGAGCTGCAACCTGGGGTCTTCCCACTAGGTAGAAGCCTCGGAGTCCAGAGAGACAGCTGGCCCTGGCCCCACGGTGGCCTGAGGGGCAGATCTTACCCACCAGGCTGCCTCAGGCCCCTTGGTGTACAACGGGCAACAGTGTCCTTCCTGAGCTGTCATGAGGCATGAACAAGGCAGCACCAACAGGCCCCCAGTGGACCCGAGGGCGAGATGCCAGGCGAAGAGAGTGCGTCTGGCCGGGGAACTGTGCACTTGCAGACCTGGGTTTTCTCCGGCCACCCCGCCTGAGTGTTTCCAAAGCCGGCCCAGGAACTGCTCACTCACCAGCACATCCGGGAGCACCAGCGCAGTCAGCAGCCGGCCCTGCACAGCCGTGTCCCTGACCAGCATGTACAGCCGCTCGGCCTCTGCGAAGCAGGCGACGTCCAGCACCACTGCACCTGAGGCAGGGGGGCCGAGACTCAGGGAAGGGCCTGTCCCATGCACCACAACCAAGATGTTTCCCTGGCACACAGGTCCCCGAGGCAAAGGTCAGGCGCTAGAGAAGGCCAGGGCTTTTCCACCTAACTCCAGGAATGACCTTTGGCCACACGTGACCACGCCCATTGAGTGCCAACTCACCTTGGGAGGAGTAGACGTGACTCACGGACACCACAGCGGCTGCAAAGGCAGGCTGCAGTCAGGGTGGCAGATGGTGAAGGACGCACATCGCAGAGGCCTGGCCCCACATCCTCCTCCCCGGGGGCCTCTGACTTGCTCCCTCTGGGGGCCACGTTACCCCCACTCTGGGCCCCTAAACTCTTCCCTCTGGGCCCTGACCTCTCCCAACCCTGGAACAGCCCCTGGTTCAAGGATGACTTCACACCCCCAAGGGCAGCTCCCCCAGAAAGTGCCATGCCCCACTCGAGCAACAGGGTTCCCTATACCCTGAAGGCAGGGCCCACCCGCCCGcccagagggagagacagaggccaGGCACCATGGGAAATGGCCGCAGAGGGTAAAGCGCCCAGAAGCCCTTCGGAAGAGGGTGTGCGGGATGGGCCTGGAGGTGAGGATGGAGCCCGCCTGGATAGGACAGCACTTGGGCCCAGCAGCAGGCCTCAGCACTGCAGTCCCACTGCCTGCCATcaggcccccgcccccagccagcAGCCCTCGGCCAGCCATGGCGGTCACACCTTTGGTGGCCAAGGCCTCGTGCAGCAGGTTACTGTACTCCTGAGGGGACAAGCCGGGAGGCAAGCCGCCAATGAACAGGGAGACTCGAGGGGCCGCAGCCCTGCTCTCTGCCACGTAGAACCGCGTCTGGCTCACCTGCCGCAAGGAGGTctgcagggagagaggcagggatgctgggctggggcagaggatGGCTCCACCAGCACCAGGCCCTCCGCCACCCCATCCACAAAAGGGGTCGCTGAGAAGATTCCCCAGGGCTGAAGCAAGATAAAAAGAGGAAAGCGAGGCCAGGAGGCTTCCTTCCTGTGGGCGGGCCCCTGTCCATTCCCCTCAGGGAGTTTAGGGAGGTCTGTGGCTCAACAGCCCACTCTGCTGGGAACAGGTGACTTCTTGGCCAGGAGGGTCAACTGTCCAGCCCAGGCAGACTCTGTCCCTGGGGAAGGTACTGCTCTGGGGAGCAGAGGTCATAGCTGCAGGCCAATAGCTCCCTGGGGCCATGTCCACACCCACTGACCTGCCGGATGTCCCAAAGCCGGTTGAGCAGGAGCTCTTCATCCTCCAGCACTGTCCGTTGGACTGCAGGGGCCAGGGGCACAGCCTGTCAGCACCAGGCTCCTCGCCCAGCTCTGCAgacagctgcccccacccccagggcatgTGGGGACACAGGGTGGAACTGTCAGAAGGGCAGAGTCTGGCCTCAATGGCCTGGCCACCACGCTGGAGGAGCCCCTAAGGCAGCAGGTCCAGGTCCTTGGCCCGGAACATGCATAGAGAATGCGGACACTGACCACGGGCCACGCACTCACCCTGCCTGCTGCCCATGAGCACCTCCACCAGCTGGAAGCTCTCTGGACTCTCGGCCTGTGGGGTCAGAAGGCAGGCCATGAGGCCCAGGGCGGCTGACAGAGGCAGCCACACCTGGGCCGGGATAGCAGCCTGGCCCACTAGGCAGTGACCCCGTCTGCCCAGCACAGGCAGGTCCAGAATACACACCTGGCGACCAAGCAGCGGCAGGACCTCCAGCACCACCGTCCGGGCTGTGCTCTGCGGGGTCACGCGCACGGACACGTAGGCCACACCCACCCTGTGGGTGCCAGGAGCTCAGGCaccagcctcctcccaccccctcccgaCTCCCACCCAGCAGGCCCAGTGCCCCGGCCGGGTCTCACTTGAGCCAGCCAGGGTAGATCTTCAGGACCTCCTGGGCACAAGGCAGAGCCCGGATGACCCAGGCCTCAGGCGAGGCCTCGCACGACCCCGGGCCTctgctgccctcctcctcctcggagATTCGGGCACTGCCGGCCTTGGCACGGGCCCAGGCGTCACCCGCCTGCGAGGGCAGCGCGTGCAGCTCCAGGTTGCCAGGGTCCTCCGGGATGTAGTAGGCCCGCAGCGCCGCCTCCTGCAGAGGGTGGGCGGGTGTGGGACGCGGCCTTGGACAccacacacccctgcccctgcctagGGCTCCCCTTACCAGCACCTCCTCGCTCCGGGCCTGGCGGGGGACAGTGATGACACGGAACTGGTTTCTTCTGACTGAGTCGTCGCCATCAAAGATCTTCAGGGTTTGCTTGCCTGGGCCAGGGGAAGCGGATGTGAACCCAAGGGCtgggggacggggcgggggcTAATGAGGGCACTTACTGGACTCTGCAGGTGCCAGCGTCTCTCTGCCTGGGCCGGTGGCAGCACCTCCGTCCACACTGTCGTCCCCCTCCCCTGCAGGACACACAGACTCCTCACTCAGTGCCCGCCCCCAGTCCAGGGGGCACCCGAGGCCCGCCCCTCGCCTCCCAAGCACCTCACCCGGCTCCAGGGCCACAGTCTCCGCAATGCGGAAGCAGTGCATCTTGCTGAAGTTTCGGGACAGCAGGCGCACGCACGCCGGGGGCAAGACCAAGGAGCGCAGGCGCCCAAATGTGCACTCTGGGGCGAGCGCCGTGGAGCAGACCGAGTGGGCCTGGAGGGACACGGGATTGAGCCTGGGGTCTTGGGGCCGGGGTCCAGGACGCAGCCCATGCAGAGCGCCCACGCAGGGACAGGGCTGACAGCTCCACagtgtgcaggggtggggaaccccAATGCCAGAGCGGGACAGGGAGCCCGCCTTGAAAACAGAGTGGGATGCAGATGCAGACAGGCTGAAGGAAAGACAGACCCCACCCTCAGGGACGGCCCCTACTTGGAGGCCAAACctctcctgccccacctcccGGCCCCTATTgagcgcccctcccccacctgaaCTCCTCACCACTCCCATCCACCCGCTCGGCCCCCACGGCTCCACCTCTCCTCTCCGCACAGTCACCCCACCTGGACCCCGCACCACTCGCAGCGCACGCCAGCCAGCACATCGGAGGAGCCGCATGTCTTCCTGCAGACCTCGCAGCGTGCACCGGAGGGTAGGTTCCCCTCCCGCCAGTGGTGGTGGTATGTGTCCTGGGGAAGGGGACAGTCAGCAGCTGGGCCTGGTTGGAACCCCCAGGTCTGCACTCAGTGTCCCTGGCACCTGCGTACTCACGTGATCCTGGTGCCCGTCTTGGTGGCACTGGCGGCAGTCACTGCAGGCGAAGGGCACACAGTCGGGGTGAAGGTACAGCTCACACACTAGGGGCCAGGAGCAGGGTTAGGGGCCTCTTGCAGCGCCGTGGCCCCTCTATGCCCCTTGGCCTCTCTGCTCCGCTGGGTCCCTTCCTCCGCATTCCACCCCCCAGCACCCTGGCCAGCAGCATGTGGCCACAgcccccaggccagccctccACCTGACAAGCCACTGGGCAGCAGCGACCAGGACCCTGGGTGAGGTGGGGGAGCCACGTGGGCTCCAGGGGGTGGGGTACCTTCACAGCGAAGTGCAGGCGCCTCCAGGCCCTTGCGGCAGATGGCACAGAACTTGCGCTTGTAGAGTCCCCGGGGGCCGAAGCAGTGGGCTACAGGGACCTGGCAGGAGCAGAGGGCAGCCTCACCCCATGTGGATCCTGCTGGGGGCTGCCCCAGCATGCCCACCTAGACACTCCCTGAGGGCTGACAATAGCCTGCCCATGCCGTCACCCCCTCCCTCTGCACCTGGACCATTCTGCAGCTCAGGCCTCTGCTGGGACTGCCCAGCCCTGGTCCAGCTGTGCCTCCCAGGAGGCCCCAGCAGCGGccacagccccaggcctgggggcagCCGGGCCAATCAACAACAGAGGAGAGGGCTCTGTGACTTCCATGCAGTCCTGCCTGACACAGATGGAGGCCCACTTGCCACCCACACTTCCCTCCTTGGGCCAGGCGAAGGTCTGTCAACTGCCATGCTTCTGTCTCCTTGGGTCCAAGGACTCCCAAAGCACCCGAGCCCCACCCCGGCAGGGAATCGGACTGCAGcgagtgtgaatgtgtgtgtggggggagggggggtggatTCTACTTGTCCATgagaaggggcaggagagggatCATGTCTTCACTCCTGACCCTTGTCCTTACCCCAGTATCCCAAAACTTAGGTTAAAATATGcacaaaagaacaaacagaaaaataccaGAATGGTAACTGGGGATATGCCAGAATGGTGggtgacatttattttctttgttaaatatcTGTATTTCTAAATTGTTCATCATGcatatatttgaaatacatactcatattttttaatttagtagagtataaaaaaaacattaaaatcaacattagaggccgggcgcggtggctcacgcctgtaatcctagcactctgggaggccgaggtgggcggatcgtttgagctcagaagttcgagaccagccttagcaagagcgagaccccatctctactaaaaatagaaagaaattatatggacagctaaaaatatatatagaaaaaaaaaaattagccgggcatggtggtgcatgcctgtagtcccagctactcgggaggctgagacaggaggatcgcttgagctcaggagtttgaggttgctgtgagctaggctaacgccacggcactcactctagcctgggcaacagagtgagactctgtctcaaaaaaaaaaaaaaaaatcaacattagaAAACTGCAGCCTTAGGATGTCCACATGAGGGACCGCCCAGGCTGACATGGCATTCGAAGGGTGCTGGCTGCCACCAGGAGCCAGTGTCCTCGGGCTCTTCTGCACTCAGCCTGGTAATCAAGTTCTTCCCAAACCCGGCATCAAACGTCAGAGGGAGAGGCCGCGGCCAGAccctgggcagcaggaggggcGTCCACTGGCCTGGGCTCCCCTCACGCTGCCCACCTCACGACCTGCACTCCACCACTGCACCAGGTGGGTGCGTCCCACTGCCCAGCACCCCACCTGCAGCCTGAACACATCGCACTGAAGAATTTGGGGAGGGCCCGGTCCGCAGAGAGCAAGGCTGACGGTGAGGGAGGACTGAGCATGGCCCACGCAGAACAGCCTCCGACACCGTCAGCCCGCCCTCCCTAAACGTCGCTGCCTTCAGCACCATCACCCAGAGAAGGGAAGTGCCCTGCGCCCTTCAGGGACCTGGGCCAGtcaccttcctgccctgcccagagCCCTGCAGAGGGAGGTTGGTGGCCAAAACCTCCCTACGCTCCAAAAAAGCTGCCTTTACTTTGTCACTTGCTATTTTGAGATATGTGTAGGTTCATACGCAGTTGTGAGAAATGGTACAGAGAGATCTTTTATACCCTGTGCCCAGCTTCCCCCAATGGTAGCATCTTGCAAAACTAGTCAGAGTCACCGCCAGGATGCCGACATGCAGTGAAGACGCATAAACctccatctcctcccctcccactgtCCTCACAGCCACACCCACTTCCTTAACTCCTGGAAACCTCTAATCTGTGCTCACTCTAGTTCTGTTATTTCAAGAAGATTCTATGGGCAGGCTCATGCAGTATGTGACCTCGGGGATCGGCTTTCCTCAGCACAGTTCCCTGGAGGCCCATCCAGGGAGCTCAGTGAGTGAACAGCTCATTCCTTTAAATCCTGAGCAGTTTTCTAACCTTTGCTTTTTAACCACGGGTGCAACTAAAGTCTGACAGCATGAAGAATGGCCAGGGTCTCGGCGCCTCCACCCCACGAGAGctgacacacacaccccagcctcctggcaggtgtggcaccccccaccccacactcacCCGGACCAGGCTGGGTGCAACACTCGTGCATGGGGTCTTCACATGCTTCAGGCACTTCTCGTGGGACATGAAGTTGCAGACTGTGGGGATGAGAGTGAGTGAGttggccctgccccacccaggaaGTGAAAGGCCCCATGGCTGGGCCTTGGCCATCAGGACCACCAAAGGCAATTCCCACCAATCCCACCAGGCGGCCCCTGGATACTATGATCCTTTGAGTTCCCTCCCTCATCTGAGAAAGGCCAAGACTGAGAATCCAGGGGATGGGTGGCCCTGACCACCCTGGAGGACAATAAGCACGTCCTCTCTCCTAACAGTAGCCCTGCCCCTTGCAAGCAGGCCAAGCTCTCCTTCGTCTCTGCAGTTGGGCTTCTTCGAGGGGCAGTCCTGCAGCTCACCGGCCTCACCAGACAGGCAGGGGGCTTGGCAAGCTCCTGCATCTCTGCACAATCTCTGAAGCCCCAGACTGGCTTCACCAGAGACACCCTTCTCTCACTTCACCCAAACTGCTGTGCACCATGCCTGAGACCCAAAGCCACCAGGAAGCAAAGCAAGCTGGTCCGGTGAGGGCTCCAGAAGGCAGGAGCCGCTGGAGAGGTGGACAGCCCAGGCCTCCCGAGGCAGGGAGCATTAAGCATCCGCTGCGTGCAAGGGCCCAGGGCAGCACCTCAGGCAGCAGAGAGCTCAGGAGGGCCAAGGGAACAGGGAGCAGCACACCCAACCCATCCTGGGGGTGGCAGTGTGCCCCATCCTCACACAACTGCTCGGCAGGGAGACGGACAGATAGGAGTCGGGGAGAGGTCTGGGCCCCATTGGGTGGGGGCAACaggagggtgggggctgcaggggctgggaaGTGGGCAGGACACACCAGCCAAGACAGCCTTGGGTGAAGACGGCCCATGGAACTGAGAGGCAGGCTGGTGACAGGACAGGCAGCTCTCCCAGAAAGCCCTCAGTTAGGATGCACCTCACCCTCCCACCAAAGCCCCGAAAACCCCAGTCCCTAGAAGGAGGCACACAGAAGTTCTTCATGGGCTGCTCTAGAGAAAACTTCCGGAAGTAGGCTGGTTCGAGGAAAGAAGTCGGGAGACAGGAGGAGAGCACCCTGATAACCGTGGGAGGCAGCTGCAGCAGACactgcccagcctcctcctcagcccacAGCCTTGCCAGGGCCCTCTGTCTGCCCCACGCCCCTCCCAAGCACCATGCCGCCCTACTTCCGTGAGCTGCTTTGCCCCAGGACCATGCTTAGGGCTCCTGAGCTCCACCTACAGGGTCACACCTGTGAGAGGGACCCTGAGTCTAGCCTCACACTTTGAGTTCTGCCTTTATCAACTCTCAGCTGCAGAGATCCTGGATCTAGCCTCAGACCTGGAACTCTGCTTTTTGTACCTTTCACCTGTGTGTCAAATCCAATGGTCTAGCCTCAGACCTGGGGCCCACTCAGCCTCCATATACACCTCCTCCATCTCAGGGGAACTTCCAAGGGGCAGACAGGGCAGTGCAATATTTGTGATCTGACAGAGAAATCAGACCACCCCCATGCCAGCTGGATGGACCACCTCGTGCAGCCCTGGGGGTCAGAACAACCATGCCATTTCCACCGCAGAAGGCATCCTCTTTGTGTGAGAGGCCCAGTCTCCTTTGCAGGCCCTGGCTGTCCCCAGAGGAAAGGCCTGTCCCCCTGAGTAGGGCAGAGGCTTCTtagtcccctcccacctccacatcCCAGGCAGGGACACAGCAAGTGTCAGACATCCATGTACTCCATGCAAACACTCTGATCTTGTCCCAGTCTCCCTCTACAGAGGCTGGGCTGTGGTCTCCAGGGCCCACTTGCTTACAGGACAGAGGAAGACCAGAAAAGAGCCAACTCTAGAAGCACCAGGGAGCCAGAGGTGGGAGAGGACCACCCTCGCCCCAGCCTGGCAAGCTTAGCAGCTAGGTGGAGCCATGCTGGGGGCAACAGGGGCCAGGGCCCCtggccagggcccaggccagccctgcTTGGCCACAACTGCTGCCCTAGCTGTTAGGAGAGGAAGCTAGCCATGGGGACCCCAGAGGTGGTCCAACTTGCCTCGAGGACATCTGGCTTCACCCCCAACCGGCAACTGTCCCCAGCACACCCCTGGATTCCATGCACAGCACTGCACTTGGGGCACACTGGCCCCGCTCCTTAAAGAGCTGGCCATCACCTCAGCAGGGAGGTTCTGGGCCCAGCTGGCGCCCCGGGCCTGTCCTGGGCAGGCTGCCGCTGGAAGGAGCAGAGCTCAAGGTGAGGGGCGCACTTCGGGGTGGGAGAACCCGGGCcagaaggttaaggttagagttaggcgcCAGGACCCCGACGCAAGCGAGAGGCGTGCGTTCTGGGAAAGGCCGGCCCCGCCTCGGAAGGGCTCCCGGCAGGGCGCTCACCGTCGCACAGGAAGCCGGCCAGCCCCCAGATGAAGTCGGAGCAGAGGTGGCAGAAGGTGGGTTTGGTGAGCGTCACCTTCCGGAAGCTGTGGCCCGGCGCGGCGGCGGGACTCGGGGATCTGGCGCCGACCCGCTCCAGCCCCGGCCCCGGGCGCGAGCGGCCTCCGCCGCCCAGCACTGGGCTGCAGGCCGGGCTGCCGGGCCTCGGGGCGCCGCCGTCCAGCCAGGGGCGGGCCCCGGGCTCGGCCGCCGCAGCCATCCCCGGCCGGAGCCGCCCGAGCCCCGGCGGGCGCGCTGGAGGCGGGTGCGCGCTGGGGGCTACGGCGCCGCAGCGGCTCTGCCCGCGCGGCCAGGCTGCCGACTGCGCCCGGTCCACTGCGCAGTCGCGGGCCTCGGGGCGGGGCCAGGAGGCGGGGCGAGGGCGGAGGCGGCGTCTACCAGGTGGGGTCTATGGCGCTGGGCCAGAGTGGGGCCGGCAGAGCCTCGCGCTGCACTCTGCGGGACCACTCGGGCGGGCCCGGCGTGGTTCGCGTGGGCTCGGCCTGACCGCCTGCGCCAGCCCGCGGGCCGCAGCGGGCCCAGATTTCCCCAACGCAGCTTCCGGACACCGCACCCGAGGCATTTGCACCTGCGGCACCCAGGCCCGCGGCTGCGCAGAGGGACGCCACCCACGCGGGTCGCAGATCTCGCGCGCGGCTCACGGTTGCGCAAGGAGACCCGGAGGAAGGCGGCCCTGCGCCTGGGGGAGCCTCCAGGAGGCAGAGTTCGCGGGAACCCCGCGCGACGCCTGGGCGGGTCGGTCTGCGGGGTCTCCGCGCGCGGGACTTGCGTACGGGCACAGGTCCCCCAGAAGCGATCATCGTCCTCACGACAGGAGGGCCGCGGAGCCGCACTGTCCCCGGGGCGTAACGCGACTGTGCCCGCCTGCCAGCAGGGAGGTCCGGGGCTGTCCTTCACGACCCTCACTGAGCCTCCTCGACCACCCTTCCCCGCCTCAGCTCCCAGCTAGCCTGGATCCCGCCATGGGGGGCCCTCGGGACGCCGCGGGGCTTCGTGGAGGGGCGGCCCCAGCACTCACAGCTTTGTCATGTCCAGGTGGTACCAGTGACGGTTGGGGACATGTCCATGAGAGTCACCCTGCCCCCACCGCTGGCAGCACTCCAAGTCCCTGCTCCTGAGGGCCTAACCGTGGATTGTAGTCCACATGGCCGCGCTGGGCATCGTTGGCCAAGGAGCTTCCTGGGGCACCCACGTGGTCCCTGCCGGTTTTCAGGGGCCTCTGGAGCCAGGCCCCtcaccctgggaggcagagcaggaacCTGCAGGGCCTCAGGAGAAGGGTGTGCTCCAGGGGTGCGCAGCAGCGTGGGGCCGGAGGAAGAGGAAAACCGGGACAGGGCACAGCCAGGGGAGGGTTATGTCCCAGGGGAGGGTTGATGACCACAAGGATTCCAGGAAATGTCTGGGGGTGTGCTAGAGCCTcctgaggccagggagggagagggacactTGCCCTCTGATCCCAGGAGTGGAGGGCGGGCCCTGTGTCCAGGAGAGAGGATGGTACCAGGAATCCAGCCCAAAGATAGAGGAGAACCTGGGTGCTCAAAGCCTGGTGGAGTGGTCCTTTTTCGAGAAACTGTTGGTGGAGCATCTGCTGGAGGTGGGGCTCTCGGCAGCCCAGGGGATGCAGGAGGTGCGGCCACATGCATCCAGGGACCTgtctgccctccaggagctgtGTTCTGGGCAGCCAACAGCAAACAGGAATAAACAAGCCTGAAATGCCTAGTGTCTCGATGCCAGCTGTGGATGGAGAGAGACAGGGCTGAGCAACCAGGAGCAGCTGGCTTCTGGCCACCGGAAAGCGTCCAGGCAGAGGAATCACCAGTgccagggccctggggcaggctgtTTAAGGACGGAGGGAGTCCTAGCCCAGTGCCCAAAGGAGTCAGTGcatgctgcccctccccctggaGCACTCAGCTGGGTCTGCCACCCCTTAGTCCCTGCACCTTGCAGTCAGACAGCTGGGAGGACCTGGGCCCCACCTCTTCtctctcaccctaaccctaaccctcctctgccctctgcccactTCAGCCAGGCCATGCCCCTgcacccaccctgggccagatcGCCAGGACAGCCCcgccccaggccccacctgcctCTTGGCCCTGGGAGGGCTGTGACCCAACCCTGCTGCCCAGGAGACAGAGGCTTACGAAGCCCACTCCACGTGGTACAGACTGCAGCTGACCTCTGAGGAAAAATAGTATTTAAGGACACTCTTTTCCCCATTCAGGAGAAAGCGGAGAGCTTCAAGAAAGAAAACCCACATCTGACCATGTCTGCCTACACTTGACTGTGCCTTCTGATCCAGCATGTTAATTAAAATAGCAGGCGAACAATACTGCCATCAACCCCCCCACAGACGTTCAAAACAATTCGCACCTTCTCGCTGAAAGGGCTGCTGGGACTGCCTGCTTGGGTGGAGAGCCTCTTCTGTGTCACCTACTCCCTTCCCACACTGTCGGTCAGCTTGGGCACCACACGGAAactgcagactgggtggcttaaacaaggaGTGCCTTTTTCACAATTCGGGACTATGGGAAATCAGGGATCAGGGTGCTGGTActgtcaggttctggtgagggccgtcttccctccctgctccccaaggAAGCCACTATGCTTAAGCCTAACCACATTGT
Proteins encoded in this region:
- the DGKQ gene encoding diacylglycerol kinase theta isoform X2, giving the protein MAAAAEPGARPWLDGGAPRPGSPACSPVLGGGGRSRPGPGLERVGARSPSPAAAPGHSFRKVTLTKPTFCHLCSDFIWGLAGFLCDVCNFMSHEKCLKHVKTPCTSVAPSLVRVPVAHCFGPRGLYKRKFCAICRKGLEAPALRCEVCELYLHPDCVPFACSDCRQCHQDGHQDHDTYHHHWREGNLPSGARCEVCRKTCGSSDVLAGVRCEWCGVQAHSVCSTALAPECTFGRLRSLVLPPACVRLLSRNFSKMHCFRIAETVALEPGEGDDSVDGGAATGPGRETLAPAESSKQTLKIFDGDDSVRRNQFRVITVPRQARSEEVLEAALRAYYIPEDPGNLELHALPSQAGDAWARAKAGSARISEEEEGSRGPGSCEASPEAWVIRALPCAQEVLKIYPGWLKVGVAYVSVRVTPQSTARTVVLEVLPLLGRQAESPESFQLVEVLMGSRQVQRTVLEDEELLLNRLWDIRQTSLRQVSQTRFYVAESRAAAPRVSLFIGGLPPGLSPQEYSNLLHEALATKGAVVLDVACFAEAERLYMLVRDTAVQGRLLTALVLPDVLHWNLPPDSCPLLVFVNPKSGGLKGRDLLCSFRKLLNPHQVFELTNGGPLPGFHLFSQVPCFRVLVCGGDGTVGWVLAALEETRHRLACPEPSVAILPLGTGNDLGRVLRWGAGYSGEDPFSVLVSVDEADAVLMDRWTILLDAHEAASAENGVAEAEPPKIVQMSNYCGIGIDAELSLDFHQAREEEPGKFTSRFHNKGVYVRVGLQKISHSRGLHREIRLQVEQQEVQLPSIEGLIFINIPSWGSGADLWGSDSDSRFEKPRMDDGLLEVVGVTGVVHMGQVQGGLRSGIRIAQGSYFRVTLLKATPVQVDGEPWVQAPGNMIISAASPKVHMLRKAKQKPRKAGTSRDTRLETTPVPEGDPK
- the DGKQ gene encoding diacylglycerol kinase theta isoform X1, with product MAAAAEPGARPWLDGGAPRPGSPACSPVLGGGGRSRPGPGLERVGARSPSPAAAPGHSFRKVTLTKPTFCHLCSDFIWGLAGFLCDVCNFMSHEKCLKHVKTPCTSVAPSLVRVPVAHCFGPRGLYKRKFCAICRKGLEAPALRCEVCELYLHPDCVPFACSDCRQCHQDGHQDHDTYHHHWREGNLPSGARCEVCRKTCGSSDVLAGVRCEWCGVQAHSVCSTALAPECTFGRLRSLVLPPACVRLLSRNFSKMHCFRIAETVALEPGEGDDSVDGGAATGPGRETLAPAESSKQTLKIFDGDDSVRRNQFRVITVPRQARSEEVLEAALRAYYIPEDPGNLELHALPSQAGDAWARAKAGSARISEEEEGSRGPGSCEASPEAWVIRALPCAQEVLKIYPGWLKVGVAYVSVRVTPQSTARTVVLEVLPLLGRQAESPESFQLVEVLMGSRQVQRTVLEDEELLLNRLWDIRQTSLRQVSQTRFYVAESRAAAPRVSLFIGGLPPGLSPQEYSNLLHEALATKAAVVSVSHVYSSQGAVVLDVACFAEAERLYMLVRDTAVQGRLLTALVLPDVLHWNLPPDSCPLLVFVNPKSGGLKGRDLLCSFRKLLNPHQVFELTNGGPLPGFHLFSQVPCFRVLVCGGDGTVGWVLAALEETRHRLACPEPSVAILPLGTGNDLGRVLRWGAGYSGEDPFSVLVSVDEADAVLMDRWTILLDAHEAASAENGVAEAEPPKIVQMSNYCGIGIDAELSLDFHQAREEEPGKFTSRFHNKGVYVRVGLQKISHSRGLHREIRLQVEQQEVQLPSIEGLIFINIPSWGSGADLWGSDSDSRFEKPRMDDGLLEVVGVTGVVHMGQVQGGLRSGIRIAQGSYFRVTLLKATPVQVDGEPWVQAPGNMIISAASPKVHMLRKAKQKPRKAGTSRDTRLETTPVPEGDPK